The window GATCATAGCCACGTACGCACTTCCAAAGGTTCCGGCCCCAAGCAACTTCACAGAAGCCAAGGCTACATCTTCGACATCAAAAGCAGGGCAAAACTGTGAGACCAGAACCAGCTTATGTGATCTTGAAATTTCAAAGCTCAGATCACCAAAGGAAGAAGACAGATACAAAGCATCGGAGAGGGTGCTAGAAGATCGATGGCAGAGTTCCCATATCTGCTGTTTCTTTATAGCAGCAGCCACCAGCCTCTCCCAGTTATCATAGATTGCAGACATTCTTCACTAACTGAATCTTGCAGtaatcaacaaataattcaactcCTAATTTGTTTCTTCTACTTTAGCTggaattttcttctttttctatcCCTA of the Salvia splendens isolate huo1 unplaced genomic scaffold, SspV2 ctg807, whole genome shotgun sequence genome contains:
- the LOC121791425 gene encoding probable inactive receptor kinase At4g23740 is translated as MSAIYDNWERLVAAAIKKQQIWELCHRSSSTLSDALYLSSSFGDLSFEISRSHKLVLVSQFCPAFDVEDVALASVKLLGAGTFGSAYVAMIDDQPRFVVKRRKSEGISELDYRRIMEILGDVRHENVVALRAYYSSVDERLMLYDYYSNGSVHLLVHGQTADVDWKPE